A genomic stretch from Erigeron canadensis isolate Cc75 chromosome 9, C_canadensis_v1, whole genome shotgun sequence includes:
- the LOC122582958 gene encoding nuclear transcription factor Y subunit A-7-like isoform X2: MSSSAPEVSDNSESEIGQSQLDGQIQSSSPPACGISHPSMQYPTLGQAAYPYPDPYYRSVFNPFETQPYPTQPYPVQPMVHHHLLGIQQAGVPLPSDSVEEPVFVNAKQYHGILRRRQCRAKAESENKAHRNRKPYLHESRHLHALRRSRGCGGRFEKKDKQQKEISSDDNSQSQVNINLNSDK, translated from the exons ATGTCCTCCTCAGCTCCCGAGGTTTCTG ATAATAGTGAAAGTGAGATCGGCCAAAGCCAATTGgatggtcagattcagtcttcATCTCCTCCTGCATGTGGCATATCTCATCCTTCAATGCAATACCCAACTTTG GGGCAAGCAGCATATCCTTATCCAGATCCTTACTACAGAAGTGTGTTCAATCCGTTTGAAACACAACCATACCCGACTCAGCCGTATCCGGTGCAACCTATG GTCCACCATCATTTATTGGGAATTCAGCAAGCTGGTGTACCTCTACCATCTGATTCAGTCGAAGAGCCTGTATTTGTTAATGCTAAACAATATCATGGCATTTTGCGGCGTAGACAGTGTCGTGCAAAAGCTGAATCTGAAAATAAAGCTCACAGGAATAGAAAG CCATATTTGCACGAATCAAGACATCTGCATGCACTAAGAAGAAGCAGGGGATGTGGTGGCCGATTCGAGAAAAAGGATAAGCAACAAAAAGAGATTAGTTCTGATGATAACTCCCAATCACAGGTCAATATCAATCTTAACTCAGATAAATAA
- the LOC122582958 gene encoding nuclear transcription factor Y subunit A-7-like isoform X1, translating into MSSSAPEVSDNSESEIGQSQLDGQIQSSSPPACGISHPSMQYPTLGQAAYPYPDPYYRSVFNPFETQPYPTQPYPVQPMVHHHLLGIQQAGVPLPSDSVEEPVFVNAKQYHGILRRRQCRAKAESENKAHRNRKQPYLHESRHLHALRRSRGCGGRFEKKDKQQKEISSDDNSQSQVNINLNSDK; encoded by the exons ATGTCCTCCTCAGCTCCCGAGGTTTCTG ATAATAGTGAAAGTGAGATCGGCCAAAGCCAATTGgatggtcagattcagtcttcATCTCCTCCTGCATGTGGCATATCTCATCCTTCAATGCAATACCCAACTTTG GGGCAAGCAGCATATCCTTATCCAGATCCTTACTACAGAAGTGTGTTCAATCCGTTTGAAACACAACCATACCCGACTCAGCCGTATCCGGTGCAACCTATG GTCCACCATCATTTATTGGGAATTCAGCAAGCTGGTGTACCTCTACCATCTGATTCAGTCGAAGAGCCTGTATTTGTTAATGCTAAACAATATCATGGCATTTTGCGGCGTAGACAGTGTCGTGCAAAAGCTGAATCTGAAAATAAAGCTCACAGGAATAGAAAG CAGCCATATTTGCACGAATCAAGACATCTGCATGCACTAAGAAGAAGCAGGGGATGTGGTGGCCGATTCGAGAAAAAGGATAAGCAACAAAAAGAGATTAGTTCTGATGATAACTCCCAATCACAGGTCAATATCAATCTTAACTCAGATAAATAA